A single window of Phycisphaerae bacterium DNA harbors:
- a CDS encoding SPFH domain-containing protein, which yields MTSTPSQPDRSLPVAPGQEEALDPANQSLAEALRKSFGILKLLMLVLVVLYFLSGWFSVKPHEQGLVLRYGRIVGAAPGQPTEAAVLRPGWHWSWPYPFERWITVPTSERELPVEFMFQLSDQEKATGIAGPKYNALSPLRDDYLITGDVNILHASLIIKYRITDAVNYVTYVHPMPAPLAGPRSPAFERYPEYTILSSLARDAVIECAAREEALVIRGSKQDEFLLAVARGINQKLDELAQAGTPLGISVDPNTGVLAPKSSTVEAILPPRQVQEDFDKVFSAQTEMASTITKARSEARERKLQAAGPDFAPLAEAISKEYDLLTKLISTESAKGSTEDLQKQYDAQRVQVEALLEKASGSVQGIIKGAMIQRDQVVKEAAGDWEQFKSLLPEYQRNPEIFISRLRDETYARALDNPEIAKMWVSKDRDGKIWLRIPRSSDMPAAARDKRDDHDLGAGQPRKKKPELVMP from the coding sequence ATGACTTCGACGCCTTCCCAACCCGATCGCTCTCTGCCCGTCGCTCCCGGGCAGGAGGAAGCGCTCGACCCGGCGAATCAATCGCTGGCCGAGGCCCTGCGCAAGAGCTTCGGCATCCTCAAGCTCCTCATGCTCGTCCTCGTCGTCCTCTATTTCCTCAGCGGCTGGTTCAGTGTCAAACCACATGAGCAGGGCCTCGTCCTCCGTTACGGCCGGATCGTCGGCGCCGCGCCCGGTCAGCCTACCGAGGCCGCCGTGCTCCGGCCCGGCTGGCACTGGTCCTGGCCCTATCCCTTTGAGCGCTGGATCACCGTCCCCACCAGCGAGCGCGAGCTTCCGGTCGAGTTCATGTTCCAGCTCTCTGATCAGGAAAAGGCGACGGGCATCGCCGGGCCCAAGTACAACGCCTTGAGCCCGCTCCGCGACGATTATCTCATCACGGGCGACGTCAACATCCTGCACGCCTCGCTGATCATCAAGTACCGCATCACCGACGCCGTCAACTATGTGACCTACGTCCATCCCATGCCCGCCCCTCTCGCCGGTCCCAGGTCCCCGGCGTTCGAGCGATATCCCGAATACACCATCCTGTCGAGTCTCGCGCGGGATGCCGTGATCGAGTGTGCCGCCCGCGAAGAAGCCCTCGTCATTCGCGGAAGCAAGCAGGACGAATTTCTGCTGGCCGTCGCCCGGGGGATCAATCAAAAACTCGACGAATTGGCCCAGGCGGGAACGCCGCTGGGCATCAGCGTCGACCCCAACACCGGCGTGCTCGCGCCCAAGAGCAGCACCGTCGAGGCGATCCTGCCCCCGCGGCAGGTGCAGGAGGATTTCGACAAGGTCTTCTCCGCCCAGACGGAAATGGCCTCGACTATCACCAAGGCCCGCTCGGAGGCTCGCGAGAGGAAATTGCAGGCCGCCGGTCCGGACTTTGCGCCGTTGGCCGAGGCGATCTCGAAGGAATACGACCTCCTGACCAAGCTCATTTCCACGGAGTCGGCAAAGGGGTCAACGGAGGACCTGCAAAAGCAATACGACGCGCAGCGCGTGCAGGTCGAGGCGCTCCTGGAAAAAGCCAGCGGCAGTGTCCAGGGAATCATCAAGGGGGCCATGATCCAGCGCGACCAGGTCGTCAAGGAGGCCGCCGGCGACTGGGAACAATTCAAGTCCCTGCTGCCCGAGTATCAGCGCAACCCGGAGATCTTCATCAGCCGCCTCCGCGACGAAACCTATGCCCGCGCTCTGGACAACCCGGAAATCGCAAAAATGTGGGTATCCAAGGATCGGGACGGGAAGATCTGGCTGAGAATTCCCCGCAGTTCCGACATGCCCGCGGCCGCGCGGGATAAGAGGGACGATCACGACCTCGGCGCCGGGCAACCCCGCAAGAAAAAACCGGAGCTGGTGATGCCATGA
- a CDS encoding ABC transporter ATP-binding protein, producing the protein MSTDRTLPPVVECVALTKVFQDFWGRDKVLAVDHLDLDVRPGEVLGLLGPNGSGKSTTIKMLLGLLYPTSGAARVFGRPPTDTAVKARIGFMPEESYLYRYLNAYETLDYYGRLFKLDRHERRKRTEQLIEMVGLKRAGRRPVGTYSKGMARRIGLAQALINDPDFLILDEPTTGLDPVGTRQIKDVIEILGERGKTVLLCSHLLADVEDVCDRVAIMYGGRRQALGPVGDLLERRDVTQITARQLNDVAIRKIREIIAQSGSDTLSVDHPTDRLESLFLRVVSQAQREKLQTSGAESTVGVSEFLGGKGGTPASLVDELVEAGRHAAPPVAVDTDVSSPPAPAPRTDLIEQLEKGKKPAPPAEVAGPIESPLPHREPDRAVLERLLQPSPSKPPPSDSSS; encoded by the coding sequence ATGAGCACCGACCGCACCCTGCCGCCGGTCGTCGAGTGCGTCGCCCTCACCAAAGTGTTTCAGGACTTCTGGGGGCGGGACAAGGTCCTCGCCGTCGACCATCTCGATCTCGACGTCCGCCCCGGCGAAGTCCTGGGCCTGCTGGGGCCCAACGGCTCCGGCAAATCCACGACGATAAAGATGCTGCTCGGCTTGTTATACCCGACCTCGGGCGCGGCCCGCGTCTTCGGCCGCCCGCCGACGGACACCGCCGTCAAAGCCCGCATCGGCTTCATGCCCGAAGAGTCCTATCTCTACCGCTATCTCAACGCGTATGAGACGCTCGACTACTACGGTCGCCTTTTTAAGCTCGATCGCCACGAGCGCCGCAAACGCACCGAACAGCTCATCGAAATGGTCGGCCTCAAGCGCGCCGGCCGCCGGCCCGTCGGTACATACTCAAAGGGGATGGCCCGCCGCATCGGCCTCGCCCAGGCCTTGATCAACGACCCGGACTTCCTCATCCTCGACGAGCCGACGACCGGCCTCGATCCCGTCGGTACGCGCCAGATCAAGGACGTCATCGAAATCCTCGGCGAGCGCGGCAAGACCGTCTTGCTGTGCAGCCACCTGCTCGCCGATGTCGAGGACGTGTGCGACCGCGTCGCGATCATGTACGGCGGTCGTCGGCAGGCCCTCGGTCCCGTTGGCGATCTGTTGGAACGGCGCGACGTCACACAGATCACCGCCCGCCAACTCAACGACGTCGCCATTCGCAAGATCCGCGAGATCATCGCCCAATCAGGAAGCGACACACTTTCCGTCGATCACCCCACCGACCGCCTCGAATCGCTCTTCCTTCGCGTCGTCAGCCAGGCTCAGCGCGAAAAGCTGCAAACGAGCGGCGCCGAATCGACCGTCGGCGTCTCCGAGTTTCTCGGTGGCAAGGGCGGCACGCCCGCCTCGCTCGTCGACGAGTTGGTGGAGGCCGGCCGCCATGCCGCGCCGCCCGTCGCCGTCGATACGGACGTCTCGTCCCCGCCGGCCCCGGCCCCGCGAACCGACCTCATCGAGCAACTTGAAAAAGGAAAAAAGCCGGCGCCCCCCGCTGAAGTCGCTGGGCCTATTGAATCACCCCTCCCGCACCGCGAACCCGACCGCGCCGTGCTGGAACGCCTGCTTCAACCCTCGCCCTCGAAGCCGCCGCCGTCGGACTCCTCCTCCTGA
- a CDS encoding ABC transporter permease: MENTFFMIMFTFGGLMGLLTLVYVIRQAFNRQAGEVGGWELRGARQRITAVARTTLAEGIRAKVASGFALMILVAIPLFWLTAEGDGTIKGRLQMFISYSMGFTGFILALLTILFSCRSLSVEIVSRQIYGVVSKPIPRWQIVAGKWVGIMTLNVLLLALAVLMTRVGTTIIVERYKGTLLHDLETYGALTPSQAAAVVDRLEQVRGPGAKGMGSPLIAAFADALGKTRQQIGDILIRLPEPSRVNLRRFDELRRQVLVARTGIPAPVPDLTKDIDELYDRLKSEDRLPEGWSDKRIRDQIRTALGAQYITIAPGDGRQWEMKGPPPQEGSDHIMSIRFKFRTSSPPLAARFEGRTLEADTLLCLWGLGDPRKPNFLEQADTFPVNTTNELEIPQQGIEPDGTIRVSVVNIDPRRLDAIFDIEGEEVEVLYRVGSFELSLFQAALALLIPLACLAAFGVCASTFLSFPVGALIVLTLYIISSSMGFVADSLAVSEEYAPPDYDRDLAYQIRKTTVETFGWVLSIGDVDPVRHLIEGRAVGWRILWEKTWKFVLVKGMLVMLVAVWVFRRRELAAVIV; encoded by the coding sequence ATGGAAAACACCTTCTTCATGATCATGTTCACCTTCGGCGGCCTCATGGGCCTGCTGACGCTCGTGTACGTGATCCGCCAGGCCTTCAATCGCCAGGCCGGCGAAGTCGGCGGCTGGGAGTTGCGCGGCGCCCGCCAGCGCATCACCGCCGTCGCCCGCACGACGCTGGCCGAGGGGATCCGCGCCAAAGTCGCCTCCGGCTTCGCCCTGATGATCCTCGTGGCGATCCCCCTCTTCTGGCTCACCGCCGAAGGCGACGGGACCATCAAAGGCCGCCTGCAGATGTTCATCTCGTATTCGATGGGCTTTACCGGCTTCATACTCGCCCTGCTGACCATCCTCTTCTCGTGTCGCAGCCTTTCCGTCGAGATTGTCAGCCGGCAGATCTACGGCGTCGTTTCCAAACCGATCCCCCGCTGGCAGATCGTCGCCGGCAAGTGGGTCGGCATCATGACGCTCAACGTCTTGCTGCTCGCGCTGGCCGTCCTCATGACCCGTGTCGGCACGACCATTATCGTGGAACGCTACAAGGGTACCCTCCTGCACGACCTCGAAACGTACGGCGCGCTCACGCCCAGCCAGGCCGCCGCCGTGGTCGATCGACTCGAACAGGTCCGGGGGCCCGGCGCCAAGGGAATGGGCAGCCCCCTCATCGCGGCGTTTGCCGACGCCCTCGGAAAAACCCGGCAGCAGATCGGGGACATCCTCATCCGCCTGCCCGAACCCAGCCGTGTCAACCTCCGCCGCTTCGACGAATTGCGCCGCCAGGTCCTCGTCGCCCGCACCGGGATTCCCGCGCCTGTCCCGGACCTGACCAAGGACATCGATGAACTCTATGACCGGCTCAAGTCGGAAGATCGGCTCCCCGAAGGCTGGTCGGACAAGCGCATTCGCGACCAGATTCGCACGGCCCTCGGCGCGCAGTACATCACCATCGCTCCCGGCGACGGTCGCCAATGGGAAATGAAGGGCCCGCCTCCCCAGGAGGGTTCTGACCACATCATGAGCATCCGCTTCAAGTTCCGAACGTCGTCGCCGCCGCTGGCGGCGCGCTTCGAGGGTCGAACGCTGGAAGCCGACACCCTGTTGTGCCTATGGGGACTGGGCGACCCGCGAAAGCCCAATTTCCTCGAACAGGCCGACACATTTCCCGTGAACACGACGAACGAATTGGAAATCCCCCAGCAGGGCATCGAGCCGGACGGAACCATCCGCGTCAGCGTCGTGAATATTGATCCCCGCCGGCTCGATGCGATTTTCGACATCGAAGGCGAAGAAGTGGAAGTGCTTTATCGCGTCGGCTCGTTTGAACTGAGTCTCTTTCAGGCAGCGCTGGCTCTGCTCATCCCTCTGGCCTGCCTGGCCGCCTTCGGGGTTTGCGCCTCGACATTCCTGAGCTTTCCCGTCGGCGCGCTCATCGTCCTCACGCTCTACATCATCAGCTCGTCCATGGGGTTCGTCGCTGATTCGCTCGCCGTCTCCGAGGAATACGCCCCGCCCGACTACGATCGCGACTTGGCCTATCAGATCCGGAAGACGACGGTCGAAACCTTTGGTTGGGTACTCTCCATCGGCGACGTCGACCCCGTCCGCCATTTGATCGAGGGGCGGGCAGTCGGCTGGCGCATACTCTGGGAGAAGACCTGGAAATTCGTGCTCGTGAAAGGGATGTTGGTGATGCTTGTCGCCGTCTGGGTCTTTCGACGCCGCGAACTCGCGGCAGTCATCGTGTGA
- the fusA gene encoding elongation factor G, which yields MPNYTTEDIRNIALVGHSGSGKTSLCEALLHTTGATGRLGSVADKTSHLDVDEEEKERGISIESHILSLAHDKRVLNVIDTPGSPDFIGPAIAALAAVETAVIVVNASAGVQVNTRRLKDQAAANGLARVVVVNRIDGENVHLDDLMKALKETIGPEVTPINLPSGGRKSVVDCIANDKGDVDVSSVAEAHTNIVERVAEVDDALLNKYFEAGELSAEEVEVNLPKAIAAGKIVPILFTNARANVGIKELLAFLAKECPNPTQGKQRKLIVGGEEKPLSAGGPFCGQVFKIAVDHKSHIKYAFLRALAGRLKPDGTLLMPGEKKGARPGHFLKFQGADHKDVDEAIAGDIIAVAKMDFHIGNTVFGDTVEGKVPMPKFPNPMYALALEPTARGDETKISDAVRRFTDIDPCFKAVHDPQTHELVISGVGDLHLRAILSKMQRQFKLTVNTKPPKIPYRETITMTAEGHHRHKKQTGGAGQFGEVYLKVEPLPRGTEPPLEWSWDIFGGSIPSSFEPAIRKGVMELMGQGALAGFPLQDIKVMITDGKDHPVDSKEVAFKTAGKYAFKDAILKAKPVLLEPIVNIEVTVPQDNVGDITGDLAQRRGRPSGQDMLPGNLAVIKAQVPLARVADYHSRLSSITGGKGSFAMELSHYEPVPSNEAQAIIAQYKPHKEEEE from the coding sequence ATGCCCAACTACACGACCGAGGACATCCGCAACATCGCCCTGGTGGGACATAGCGGATCGGGAAAGACCTCTCTTTGTGAAGCCCTGCTCCACACGACCGGCGCGACCGGCCGGCTCGGCAGCGTCGCCGACAAGACCAGCCACCTGGACGTGGACGAGGAAGAAAAAGAGCGCGGCATCTCGATCGAGTCGCACATCCTGAGTCTCGCGCACGACAAGCGCGTGCTCAACGTCATCGATACGCCCGGCTCGCCCGACTTCATCGGCCCGGCCATCGCCGCCCTGGCCGCCGTCGAGACCGCCGTCATCGTCGTCAATGCTTCCGCCGGCGTCCAGGTCAACACCCGCCGCCTGAAGGACCAGGCCGCCGCCAACGGTCTGGCCCGCGTCGTCGTCGTCAACCGCATCGACGGCGAGAACGTCCATCTTGACGATCTGATGAAGGCCCTCAAGGAAACCATCGGCCCGGAAGTCACGCCGATCAACCTCCCGTCGGGCGGTCGCAAGTCCGTCGTCGATTGCATCGCCAACGACAAGGGCGACGTCGACGTCTCCAGCGTCGCCGAGGCGCACACCAACATCGTCGAGCGCGTCGCCGAAGTCGATGACGCCCTCTTGAACAAATACTTCGAAGCCGGCGAGCTTTCCGCCGAGGAAGTGGAAGTCAATCTGCCCAAGGCGATCGCCGCCGGGAAGATCGTCCCCATCCTCTTCACCAACGCCCGCGCCAACGTCGGCATCAAGGAACTGCTCGCCTTTCTGGCCAAGGAATGCCCCAACCCCACGCAGGGTAAACAGCGCAAGCTCATCGTCGGCGGCGAGGAAAAACCGCTGAGCGCCGGCGGCCCCTTTTGCGGTCAGGTCTTCAAGATCGCCGTCGATCACAAGAGCCACATCAAGTACGCCTTTCTTCGCGCCCTGGCCGGCCGCCTCAAGCCCGACGGCACGCTGCTCATGCCCGGCGAAAAGAAAGGCGCCCGACCAGGCCACTTTCTCAAGTTTCAGGGGGCGGACCATAAGGACGTGGATGAGGCCATTGCGGGCGACATCATTGCCGTCGCCAAGATGGATTTTCATATCGGGAACACGGTCTTCGGCGACACGGTGGAAGGCAAAGTACCAATGCCGAAATTCCCGAACCCGATGTATGCGCTCGCCCTCGAGCCGACGGCTCGCGGCGACGAGACCAAGATCAGCGATGCCGTCCGTCGCTTCACGGACATCGACCCCTGCTTCAAGGCGGTGCACGACCCGCAGACCCACGAACTGGTGATCAGCGGCGTCGGCGATTTGCACCTCCGCGCGATCCTTTCCAAGATGCAGCGGCAGTTCAAACTCACCGTCAACACCAAGCCGCCAAAAATCCCTTACCGCGAGACGATTACGATGACGGCCGAGGGGCACCATCGCCACAAGAAGCAAACCGGCGGCGCGGGGCAGTTTGGCGAGGTCTATCTCAAGGTCGAACCGCTCCCGCGCGGCACCGAACCGCCCTTGGAATGGTCTTGGGATATCTTCGGCGGATCAATCCCCAGCAGCTTCGAGCCGGCGATTCGCAAAGGCGTCATGGAATTGATGGGCCAGGGGGCCCTCGCCGGTTTCCCGCTTCAGGACATCAAGGTGATGATCACGGATGGTAAAGACCATCCCGTCGATTCCAAGGAAGTCGCCTTCAAGACGGCGGGCAAGTACGCCTTCAAGGACGCCATCCTCAAGGCCAAGCCCGTCCTGCTCGAACCGATCGTCAACATCGAAGTCACCGTCCCTCAGGACAACGTCGGCGACATCACCGGCGACCTCGCCCAGCGCCGCGGCCGCCCCAGCGGACAGGACATGCTCCCCGGCAACCTGGCCGTCATTAAGGCGCAGGTCCCGCTCGCCAGAGTCGCCGACTACCACTCGCGCCTCAGCTCCATCACCGGCGGCAAGGGCAGCTTCGCCATGGAACTCTCACACTACGAACCCGTCCCCTCGAACGAGGCGCAGGCGATCATCGCCCAGTACAAGCCGCATAAGGAAGAGGAAGAGTGA
- a CDS encoding retropepsin-like aspartic protease, protein MSFSFDPTEGLIIVNVRFWGPAGMSYARLALDTGATGTMFNTAKLVYAGYDPAAAEERVRVTTGSGIEYAPRLSISQIEALGQHRKSLPVLAHTLPPSASVDGLLGLDFFRGHRLEIDFQEGRIVLD, encoded by the coding sequence ATGAGTTTTTCGTTCGATCCCACCGAGGGCTTAATCATCGTTAACGTGCGATTCTGGGGGCCTGCCGGAATGAGTTATGCCCGGCTGGCGCTCGATACAGGCGCGACGGGCACGATGTTCAACACAGCCAAGCTTGTCTATGCGGGATACGACCCAGCGGCCGCCGAGGAGCGCGTCAGGGTAACGACGGGGAGCGGTATCGAGTATGCCCCCCGCCTGTCAATCTCTCAGATCGAAGCGCTGGGTCAACATCGGAAATCGTTGCCGGTACTCGCGCACACGTTGCCGCCGAGTGCGTCGGTCGATGGGTTGCTAGGTCTTGATTTCTTCCGTGGACATCGTTTGGAGATCGACTTTCAAGAAGGACGAATTGTCCTGGACTAG
- a CDS encoding lysophospholipid acyltransferase family protein — protein MSWTSVTTMSANGPVMQIDPPTSNRLDAEPSADASASPSLLPDRPIPWFIRARIAFVRGFLMTYARCFGLSGLYKLGQAFATLEYLSDYKRRRRVDRKLVQYFHDDFTPAQRRRITWRYFMRVRCDKMFYTIMDRIPRAKLMNRIKPKGQEYVDAALSDGKGVYIALCHFGAAHVAGLMGALLGYDIAGVRDGRESHVRRYIQKKYRDTFPEVAKMNIVLASSFPRMLYRHLKKNGVVASLLDVERQRGDNTKTVPVTLFGETRNILAGPVQIALRNGAPTIQGFVVSRRNFYYQLIVTPPLLTPEQAQGDEDAAIANTLQRYAAGVEAFARRHPDHLMNI, from the coding sequence TTGTCCTGGACTAGCGTCACAACCATGTCGGCAAACGGCCCTGTCATGCAGATCGATCCGCCTACTTCGAATCGCCTCGACGCCGAGCCTTCCGCCGATGCGTCCGCATCGCCATCACTTCTGCCCGACCGTCCCATCCCCTGGTTTATCCGCGCCCGCATCGCCTTCGTTCGCGGCTTCCTCATGACCTACGCCCGCTGCTTCGGTCTCTCCGGCCTCTACAAGCTCGGCCAGGCCTTCGCCACGCTGGAATACCTGTCGGACTACAAGCGCCGCCGCCGCGTCGATCGCAAACTGGTCCAATATTTCCACGACGATTTCACGCCCGCCCAGCGCCGCCGCATCACCTGGCGCTATTTCATGCGCGTCCGCTGCGACAAAATGTTCTACACCATCATGGACCGCATCCCCCGCGCCAAACTGATGAACCGCATCAAGCCCAAGGGGCAGGAATACGTCGACGCCGCCCTCTCCGATGGCAAGGGTGTCTACATCGCCCTCTGCCACTTTGGAGCCGCCCATGTTGCCGGCCTGATGGGCGCACTCTTGGGCTATGACATTGCCGGCGTCCGCGACGGCCGGGAAAGCCACGTCCGCCGGTACATCCAGAAAAAGTACCGCGACACCTTCCCCGAAGTGGCGAAGATGAACATCGTCCTCGCCTCGTCCTTCCCGCGCATGCTCTACCGCCACCTGAAGAAAAACGGCGTCGTCGCCAGCCTCCTCGACGTCGAGCGCCAGCGCGGGGATAACACCAAGACCGTTCCCGTCACGCTCTTCGGCGAAACGCGCAATATCCTGGCCGGCCCGGTGCAGATCGCCCTCCGCAACGGCGCACCTACCATTCAGGGGTTCGTCGTCTCCCGGCGCAACTTCTACTACCAGCTCATCGTCACGCCCCCGCTGCTCACCCCCGAACAAGCGCAGGGCGACGAAGACGCCGCGATCGCCAATACCTTGCAACGGTACGCCGCCGGCGTCGAGGCTTTCGCCAGGCGCCATCCCGATCATCTCATGAACATCTGA
- a CDS encoding KpsF/GutQ family sugar-phosphate isomerase: MRDPIQLARGMLKEQAEALGALADLVGEPLQKAVALVLAARGQVVVSGLGKSGLIARKIAATLASTGTPAIFMHPVEGVHGDLGAVGQDAALLALSKSGHTEELVSFVGHFRRVGGKVIAICEAGQSPLAELADVVLPIPQRPEAGPLALAPTTSTLMTLALGDALAMALLDSRGFSEEEFARFHPDGSLGRRLLMRASDLMHGGEQLACVKERATFNELLVEMTSKRLGMSCVVAEKGELLGVFTDGDLRRLLTRCETPGKLSAGQAWRQSRRDPADTPVRSSTVPPVTLAVDCLRIMRESEITVLVVSEDGHRPVGIVRLQDLVRAGLG; the protein is encoded by the coding sequence TTGCGTGATCCGATTCAATTGGCGCGGGGGATGCTGAAGGAGCAGGCGGAGGCGCTGGGCGCCCTGGCCGATCTGGTGGGCGAGCCTCTTCAGAAGGCCGTCGCGCTGGTTCTCGCCGCGCGCGGGCAAGTCGTCGTCTCGGGTCTGGGCAAGAGCGGGCTGATCGCGCGGAAGATCGCGGCGACGCTGGCCAGTACGGGCACGCCGGCGATCTTCATGCACCCGGTTGAAGGCGTTCACGGGGATTTGGGGGCTGTCGGGCAGGACGCCGCACTCCTCGCGCTTTCAAAGAGCGGTCACACCGAAGAACTGGTCAGTTTCGTCGGGCATTTTCGCCGGGTGGGGGGGAAAGTCATCGCGATCTGCGAGGCGGGGCAGTCGCCACTGGCCGAACTCGCGGACGTGGTCCTGCCCATCCCCCAGCGACCGGAGGCCGGGCCGTTGGCTCTTGCCCCAACGACCAGCACGTTGATGACGCTGGCGCTGGGCGATGCGCTGGCGATGGCACTCTTGGATTCGCGGGGATTCAGTGAAGAGGAATTCGCGAGGTTTCACCCGGACGGGAGCCTGGGCCGGCGCTTGCTTATGCGAGCCTCCGACTTGATGCACGGCGGGGAGCAACTCGCCTGCGTAAAGGAAAGGGCGACGTTTAATGAGCTGCTCGTGGAGATGACGAGCAAGCGACTGGGCATGTCCTGTGTGGTGGCTGAAAAGGGCGAGTTGCTGGGTGTCTTTACGGATGGCGACCTGCGGCGGCTGCTGACGCGCTGCGAAACGCCGGGGAAGCTGTCGGCGGGGCAGGCGTGGCGGCAGAGTCGCCGCGACCCAGCGGATACGCCGGTTCGCTCGTCGACGGTCCCGCCGGTGACGCTGGCGGTGGACTGCCTGCGGATTATGAGGGAGAGCGAAATCACCGTTCTTGTGGTGTCCGAGGATGGGCACCGACCGGTGGGGATTGTGCGGTTGCAGGATTTGGTGCGGGCGGGGCTGGGTTAA